A single genomic interval of Streptomyces showdoensis harbors:
- a CDS encoding TIGR00730 family Rossman fold protein, with product MGVPEEPKKPEEQRLGPVLRRRDQVQPGTTDQRLLDTEGDSEWVHTDPWRVMRIQSEFVEGFGALAELPSAISVFGSARTKPDSPEYEAGVRIGRALVEAGFAVITGGGPGAMEAANKGAREAEGVSVGLGIELPFEQGLNPHVDIGVNFRYFFVRKTMFVKYAQGFVVLPGGLGTLDELFEALTLVQTRKVTRFPIVLFGSEYWKGLVDWLRDSVVAGGKASEHDLLLFHVTDDVDEAVALVTKEVGR from the coding sequence ATGGGTGTCCCCGAGGAGCCGAAGAAGCCGGAGGAGCAGAGGCTGGGACCGGTGCTCAGGCGCCGCGACCAGGTCCAGCCCGGCACCACGGACCAGCGCCTGCTCGACACCGAGGGCGACTCGGAGTGGGTGCACACCGACCCCTGGCGGGTCATGCGCATCCAGTCCGAGTTCGTGGAGGGCTTCGGCGCCCTGGCCGAACTCCCGAGCGCGATCAGCGTCTTCGGCTCGGCCCGCACCAAGCCCGACTCGCCCGAGTACGAGGCCGGCGTCCGCATCGGCCGCGCCCTCGTCGAGGCGGGCTTCGCCGTCATCACCGGCGGCGGACCGGGCGCCATGGAGGCGGCCAACAAGGGCGCCCGGGAGGCCGAGGGCGTCTCCGTGGGCCTCGGCATCGAGCTCCCCTTCGAGCAGGGCCTCAACCCGCACGTCGACATCGGCGTGAACTTCCGCTACTTCTTCGTCCGCAAGACGATGTTCGTGAAGTACGCGCAGGGCTTCGTCGTGCTGCCGGGCGGTCTCGGCACCCTCGACGAGCTCTTCGAGGCCCTGACCCTCGTCCAGACCCGCAAGGTCACCCGCTTCCCGATCGTGCTCTTCGGCTCGGAGTACTGGAAGGGCCTGGTCGACTGGCTCCGCGACTCGGTCGTCGCCGGCGGCAAGGCCTCCGAGCACGACCTCCTCCTCTTCCACGTCACGGACGACGTGGACGAGGCGGTCGCGCTGGTGACCAAGGAGGTCGGGCGCTAG
- the dapE gene encoding succinyl-diaminopimelate desuccinylase yields MADTAPGETSLDLTLDGAALTAALVDFPSVSGTEKPLADAIEAALRGLPHLTVDRHGNNVVARTDLGRDERVVLAGHIDTVPIADNVPSRLDEDGILWGCGTSDMKSGVAVQLRIAATVPAPNRDLTFVFYDNEEVAAHLNGLGKIADAHPDWLAGDFAVLLEPSFGEVEGGCQGTLRVKLHTAGERAHSARSWMGSNAIHAAAPILARLAAYEPRKPVIDGLEFHEGLNAVGIEGGVATNVIPDACVVTVNYRYAPDLSPEQAVAHVREVFADCGVAEFEIDDESGGALPGLSHPAAAAFMKAVGGSAHPKFGWTDVARFSALGVPAVNYGPGDPIYAHKRDEHVHVEKIHHCEARLRDWLTD; encoded by the coding sequence ATGGCTGACACCGCTCCTGGAGAGACCTCGCTGGACCTCACGCTCGACGGCGCCGCGCTGACCGCCGCCCTGGTCGACTTCCCGTCCGTCAGCGGAACCGAGAAGCCGCTCGCCGACGCGATCGAGGCCGCCCTGCGCGGGCTCCCGCACCTCACCGTCGACCGGCACGGCAACAACGTCGTCGCCCGCACGGACCTCGGCCGCGACGAGCGGGTCGTCCTCGCCGGACACATCGACACCGTCCCCATCGCCGACAACGTGCCCTCCCGGCTCGACGAGGACGGCATCCTGTGGGGCTGCGGCACCTCCGACATGAAGTCGGGCGTCGCCGTCCAGCTGCGGATCGCCGCCACCGTCCCCGCGCCCAACCGCGACCTCACCTTCGTGTTCTACGACAACGAGGAGGTCGCCGCGCACCTCAACGGCCTCGGCAAGATCGCCGACGCCCACCCGGACTGGCTCGCGGGCGACTTCGCCGTCCTGCTGGAGCCCTCCTTCGGCGAGGTCGAGGGCGGCTGCCAGGGAACCCTGCGGGTCAAGCTGCACACGGCGGGCGAGCGGGCCCACTCCGCGCGCTCCTGGATGGGCTCCAACGCCATCCACGCCGCCGCCCCCATCCTCGCCCGCCTCGCCGCCTACGAGCCGCGCAAGCCGGTCATCGACGGCCTGGAGTTCCACGAGGGCCTCAACGCCGTCGGCATCGAGGGCGGCGTCGCCACCAACGTCATCCCCGACGCGTGCGTGGTCACCGTCAACTACCGCTACGCCCCCGACCTCTCCCCGGAGCAGGCCGTGGCCCACGTCCGCGAGGTCTTCGCGGACTGCGGCGTCGCCGAGTTCGAGATCGACGACGAGAGCGGCGGCGCCCTGCCCGGCCTCTCCCACCCCGCCGCCGCGGCCTTCATGAAGGCGGTCGGCGGCAGCGCCCACCCCAAGTTCGGCTGGACCGACGTCGCCCGCTTCAGCGCGCTGGGCGTCCCCGCCGTCAACTACGGGCCCGGCGACCCCATCTACGCGCACAAGCGCGACGAGCACGTGCACGTCGAGAAGATCCACCACTGCGAGGCAAGGCTTCGCGACTGGCTGACCGACTGA
- a CDS encoding bifunctional succinyldiaminopimelate transaminase/glutamate-prephenate aminotransferase: MSAVSSRLPVFPWDKLEPYKKTATAHPDGIVDLSVGTPVDPVPALIQDALVAAADSPGYPTVWGTKELRDALTGWCERRLGATGFAHENVLPVVGSKELVAWLPTQLGLGAGDRVAYPRLAYPTYEVGARLCGAEAVVYDDPTELDPAGLKLLWLNSPSNPTGKVLGKDELTRIVAWAREHGVLVFSDECYLELGWEADPVSVLHPDVSGGSYEGIVAVHSLSKRSNLAGYRAAFIAGDAAVLGELLQIRKHGGMMTAAPVQAATVAALGDDAHVAEQRERYAARRAALRAALEAHGFRIEHSEASLYLWATRDEPCWDTVAYLADKGILVAPGDFYGEAGERFVRVAFTATDERVEAAVKRLG, encoded by the coding sequence GTGAGCGCAGTCTCTTCGCGCCTGCCCGTCTTCCCCTGGGACAAGCTGGAGCCGTACAAGAAGACGGCGACGGCCCACCCGGACGGGATCGTGGACCTCTCCGTGGGCACCCCGGTCGACCCGGTGCCCGCGCTGATCCAGGACGCCCTGGTCGCGGCGGCGGACTCGCCGGGCTATCCCACGGTGTGGGGCACGAAGGAGCTGCGGGACGCGCTCACCGGCTGGTGCGAGCGGCGCCTGGGCGCCACCGGCTTCGCCCACGAGAACGTGCTCCCGGTGGTCGGCTCCAAGGAGCTGGTGGCCTGGCTGCCGACCCAGCTCGGCCTGGGCGCCGGCGACCGGGTCGCCTACCCGCGGCTCGCCTACCCGACGTACGAGGTGGGCGCGCGGCTGTGCGGCGCCGAGGCCGTCGTCTACGACGACCCCACCGAGCTGGACCCGGCCGGTCTGAAGCTGCTGTGGCTCAACTCCCCGTCCAACCCGACCGGCAAGGTCCTCGGCAAGGACGAGCTGACCCGGATCGTCGCCTGGGCGCGCGAGCACGGCGTCCTCGTCTTCTCCGACGAGTGCTACCTGGAGCTGGGCTGGGAGGCCGACCCGGTCTCCGTGCTGCACCCGGACGTCTCCGGCGGTTCGTACGAGGGGATCGTCGCCGTCCACTCGCTGTCCAAGCGCTCCAACCTGGCCGGCTACCGGGCCGCGTTCATCGCGGGCGACGCGGCCGTCCTGGGCGAGCTGCTCCAGATCCGCAAGCACGGCGGCATGATGACCGCCGCCCCGGTCCAGGCGGCCACGGTCGCGGCGCTCGGCGACGACGCGCACGTGGCCGAGCAGCGCGAGCGGTACGCGGCCCGGCGCGCCGCCCTGCGCGCGGCCCTGGAGGCGCACGGCTTCCGCATCGAGCACAGCGAGGCCAGCCTCTACCTGTGGGCGACCCGCGACGAGCCGTGCTGGGACACGGTGGCCTACCTCGCCGACAAGGGCATCCTGGTGGCGCCCGGCGACTTCTACGGCGAGGCGGGCGAGCGCTTCGTGCGGGTGGCCTTCACGGCGACCGACGAGCGGGTCGAGGCCGCGGTCAAGCGCCTGGGCTGA
- the fdxA gene encoding ferredoxin has translation MTYVIAQPCVDVKDKACIEECPVDCIYEGQRSLYIHPDECVDCGACEPVCPVEAIFYEDDTPDEWKDYYKANVEFFDELGSPGGASKLGLIERDHPFIAALPPQNG, from the coding sequence GTGACCTACGTCATCGCGCAGCCTTGTGTCGACGTCAAGGACAAGGCGTGCATCGAGGAGTGCCCCGTCGACTGCATCTACGAGGGCCAGCGGTCCTTGTACATCCACCCGGACGAATGCGTCGACTGCGGGGCCTGTGAGCCGGTCTGCCCGGTCGAGGCGATCTTCTACGAGGACGACACCCCGGACGAGTGGAAGGACTACTACAAGGCGAACGTCGAGTTCTTCGACGAGCTCGGTTCGCCCGGTGGCGCCTCCAAGCTCGGCCTGATCGAGCGCGACCACCCCTTCATCGCCGCCCTGCCGCCGCAGAACGGCTGA
- a CDS encoding GNAT family N-acetyltransferase, which produces MEFAGGGRLEVRITASDVGKRVSVRYVTDSGAPGEKFTDAVGVLTSWEDGVLLITRRTGETVRIAGSSLVAGKTVPAAPARRRGPAATFPELARATARAWQPLESEPLGEWTLRAAGGFTRRANSALPLGDPGMPVAAALDRVREWYAARELPAYVQAATGGAGTQELLCAELERRDWRREVSAEVRIAALAPIGDTGADVDAVRLGRSFDEGWLGRYQRFGEPGPQVLKVLGSGPSVWFASVPGTGGIPAAIGRCVVDGRWAGFMAVEVDPAHRRRGLATAVMTALARRALDEGASAAWLQVEADNDGARALYDGMGFAVHHHYHHYRWTGA; this is translated from the coding sequence GTGGAATTCGCCGGTGGAGGACGACTCGAAGTCCGTATTACCGCCTCTGACGTGGGAAAACGCGTCTCTGTTCGGTACGTGACGGACTCGGGTGCGCCGGGTGAGAAGTTCACCGACGCGGTCGGCGTTCTCACATCGTGGGAGGACGGTGTGCTGCTGATCACACGCAGGACGGGGGAAACCGTCCGGATCGCGGGATCCTCCCTGGTCGCCGGCAAGACCGTCCCCGCCGCCCCGGCCCGCCGCCGCGGCCCCGCCGCGACCTTCCCCGAGCTCGCCCGCGCCACCGCCCGGGCCTGGCAGCCGCTGGAGAGCGAGCCGCTCGGCGAGTGGACCCTGCGGGCCGCCGGCGGATTCACCCGGCGGGCCAACTCGGCGCTGCCGCTGGGCGATCCCGGCATGCCCGTCGCGGCCGCCCTCGACCGGGTGCGGGAGTGGTACGCGGCCCGGGAGCTGCCCGCCTACGTGCAGGCCGCCACCGGCGGCGCGGGCACCCAGGAGCTGCTCTGCGCCGAGCTGGAGCGGCGGGACTGGCGGCGGGAGGTCTCCGCCGAGGTGCGGATCGCGGCGCTCGCCCCGATCGGCGACACCGGCGCGGACGTCGACGCCGTCCGGCTCGGCCGCTCCTTCGACGAGGGCTGGCTGGGCCGCTACCAGCGCTTCGGCGAGCCCGGCCCGCAGGTCCTGAAGGTGCTCGGCAGCGGCCCGAGTGTGTGGTTCGCCTCCGTACCGGGAACGGGAGGGATACCGGCGGCGATCGGACGCTGTGTGGTGGACGGGCGCTGGGCCGGGTTCATGGCGGTGGAGGTCGACCCCGCCCACCGGCGCCGCGGCCTGGCCACGGCCGTCATGACGGCGCTCGCCCGCCGCGCGCTCGACGAGGGCGCGTCGGCCGCCTGGCTCCAGGTGGAGGCGGACAACGACGGCGCCCGGGCGCTGTACGACGGGATGGGCTTCGCGGTCCACCACCACTACCACCACTACCGATGGACGGGCGCATGA
- a CDS encoding transglutaminase-like domain-containing protein, with the protein MTDWRREFAEEARAEQPDLARLCLLVGAVADPSVTQADLDAAEIELDRLAGLVPYGTRGADAWVAALSELLGRREGFQGVPADYQRLESSLLHEVLLRRRGLPILLSVVWMEVARRAGAHVYGLGLPGHFVVGFGDPGDLHLADPFAGGRAMTGADAELLVAGATGEALDPSMLRPASPTAIVLRVLNNIRAWATARPERSDVALWAVDLSLMLPSHPARLRYERAELLVQRGDFLTGALEMEAYATVMDAVEPSAAETIRQRAKAARALLN; encoded by the coding sequence ATGACCGACTGGCGGCGGGAGTTCGCGGAGGAGGCCAGGGCCGAGCAGCCCGACCTCGCCCGCCTCTGCCTGCTGGTCGGCGCGGTGGCCGACCCCTCGGTGACCCAGGCCGACCTGGACGCGGCCGAGATCGAGCTTGACCGGCTCGCCGGGCTCGTGCCGTACGGGACGCGCGGCGCCGACGCGTGGGTGGCGGCGCTCTCCGAGCTGCTCGGCCGCCGCGAGGGCTTCCAGGGCGTGCCCGCCGACTACCAGCGGCTGGAGTCCTCCCTCCTGCACGAGGTGCTGCTGCGCCGCCGCGGGCTGCCGATCCTGCTGTCGGTGGTGTGGATGGAGGTCGCCCGCCGGGCCGGGGCCCACGTCTACGGCCTCGGCCTGCCCGGCCACTTCGTGGTCGGCTTCGGCGACCCGGGCGACCTCCACCTGGCCGACCCCTTCGCCGGCGGCCGCGCCATGACCGGCGCCGACGCCGAGCTGCTGGTCGCGGGCGCCACGGGCGAGGCGCTCGACCCCTCGATGCTGCGGCCCGCCTCGCCCACCGCGATCGTGCTGCGGGTCCTGAACAACATCCGCGCCTGGGCCACCGCCCGGCCCGAGCGCTCGGACGTCGCCCTGTGGGCGGTCGACCTCTCCCTGATGCTGCCCTCGCACCCGGCCCGGCTGCGCTACGAGCGCGCGGAGCTGCTCGTCCAGCGCGGCGACTTCCTCACCGGGGCGCTGGAGATGGAGGCGTACGCGACGGTCATGGACGCGGTGGAGCCGAGCGCCGCCGAGACCATCCGGCAGCGGGCGAAGGCGGCGCGGGCGCTGCTCAACTGA
- a CDS encoding DUF6113 family protein — protein MKGRYVWYAVLVVLGALVGAAGSLVQAAWFPAGLLLALLASAAVFYGGRIATGTQLGVAASGGGWLVAIVVLSFGRPEGDGLFGGGLGEMVFLLGGMAVAVMCATMNRLSRPAP, from the coding sequence GTGAAGGGGCGTTACGTCTGGTACGCGGTGCTCGTCGTCCTCGGCGCCCTCGTCGGGGCGGCCGGCTCCCTGGTCCAAGCGGCCTGGTTCCCGGCCGGGTTGCTGCTGGCCCTGCTCGCCTCAGCGGCCGTCTTCTACGGCGGCCGGATCGCCACCGGCACCCAGCTGGGCGTCGCGGCCTCCGGCGGCGGGTGGCTGGTCGCCATCGTGGTGCTCAGCTTCGGGCGCCCCGAGGGCGACGGCCTGTTCGGCGGCGGACTCGGGGAGATGGTCTTCCTGCTCGGCGGCATGGCCGTCGCTGTGATGTGCGCCACGATGAACCGGCTGTCGCGACCGGCCCCGTGA
- the mshB gene encoding N-acetyl-1-D-myo-inositol-2-amino-2-deoxy-alpha-D-glucopyranoside deacetylase, which translates to MTVLPARRLLLVHAHPDDESINNGATMARYAAEGAQVTLVTCTLGEEGEVIPPELAHLAPDREDRLGEHRVGELDAAMKELGVTDHRFLGGPGRFRDSGMMGAEQNGRPNAFWNTDVDTAAPYLVEVIRETRPQVLVTYDPDGGYGHPDHIQAHRVATRAAELAADPAYRPELGPAHAIAKIYWNRLPRPVVEAGFDRLRAEGSVFPAAAEVGDLPGVVDDARITAEIDGAGAHAARKTAAMRAHVTQIAVDGPFFALSNNLGQPIFTTEYYELVHGASGAPAGERETDLFAGVAS; encoded by the coding sequence ATGACGGTTCTTCCCGCCCGTCGTCTGCTCCTGGTGCACGCCCACCCGGACGACGAGTCGATCAACAACGGCGCCACCATGGCCAGGTACGCGGCCGAGGGCGCCCAGGTCACCCTGGTGACCTGCACCCTGGGCGAGGAGGGCGAGGTCATCCCGCCCGAGCTCGCCCACCTGGCGCCCGACCGGGAGGACCGGCTCGGCGAGCACCGGGTCGGCGAACTCGACGCCGCGATGAAGGAGCTGGGGGTCACCGACCACCGCTTCCTCGGCGGCCCGGGGCGCTTCCGCGACTCCGGGATGATGGGCGCCGAGCAGAACGGGCGTCCGAACGCCTTCTGGAACACGGACGTCGACACCGCCGCGCCGTACCTCGTGGAGGTGATCCGCGAGACCCGGCCGCAGGTCCTGGTCACCTACGACCCCGACGGCGGCTACGGCCACCCGGACCACATCCAGGCCCACCGGGTCGCCACCCGCGCCGCCGAACTGGCCGCCGACCCCGCCTACCGGCCCGAGCTCGGTCCCGCCCACGCGATCGCCAAGATCTACTGGAACCGGCTCCCGCGCCCGGTCGTCGAGGCCGGCTTCGACCGGCTGCGCGCCGAGGGCTCCGTCTTCCCCGCCGCCGCCGAGGTCGGCGACCTGCCCGGAGTCGTCGACGACGCCCGGATCACCGCCGAGATCGACGGCGCCGGCGCCCACGCGGCCCGCAAGACCGCCGCCATGCGCGCCCACGTCACCCAGATCGCCGTCGACGGCCCCTTCTTCGCCCTCTCCAACAACCTGGGCCAGCCGATCTTCACCACCGAGTACTACGAGTTGGTCCACGGCGCGTCCGGCGCGCCCGCGGGCGAACGCGAGACCGATCTCTTCGCCGGAGTCGCCTCGTGA